A part of Aegilops tauschii subsp. strangulata cultivar AL8/78 chromosome 2, Aet v6.0, whole genome shotgun sequence genomic DNA contains:
- the LOC109733835 gene encoding putative disease resistance RPP13-like protein 1 has product MDVLFSAIVGDLISRSVSFMISRYSQQQPGTDKIVQRLQRLLMRIDTVVEEAEGRRITNQGMLRQLKMLRQGMYRGHYVLDALRFQAIRDKEGEEVSHSSSALSKLRPPKRLRASGAGGGSSDGEAVLLSGANNSIQEELQQLVDTLEDTMAGMKEFLFFLESYPRILRQPYGTYLILDNCMFGRQTELERVLNFLLRPNAMHDLAVLPIVGPIRVGKSTLIEYVCRDESVRDHFSTILFFPEGSLKNEGLIDLRGNNFNGLVRHQNCASQKRLLIIIEIAEDINEGTWRRMKSSITCMTPCGGSKIIITSRSDRIVNLGTTEALRLDYLPQEAYWHFFKSLVFGSTNSDEQPKLASMAMEIALEQRQCFLSAYIIAGILRDNFDGRIWHTILECVRAYKQTNLLIFDQHPNLRLREDEPVYYWRLGKSHRYFLICNHHQSDSNENIPKINVQDILLGNGGTLPRGEFEALSWRSRIPPYYNYTISCKMQPPQLTVERKKRVHQEGEHLI; this is encoded by the coding sequence ATGGATGTCCTTTTCTCTGCAATTGTAGGTGACCTCATCAGCAGGTCTGTGTCCTTCATGATCAGCCGATACTCCCAGCAGCAGCCTGGCACCGACAAGATTGTGCAGAGGCTGCAGAGACTTCTAATGAGAATCGACACCGTCGTCGAAGAAGCTGAGGGACGGCGCATCACCAACCAGGGAATGCTCCGTCAGCTCAAAATGTTGAGGCAAGGTATGTACAGAGGCCACTACGTGCTTGATGCTTTGAGATTCCAAGCCATCCGTgacaaggagggggaggaggtgAGCCACTCATCATCTGCACTGTCTAAATTAAGGCCACCTAAACGACTTCGTGCCTCTGGCGCCGGTGGTGGTAGCAGCGACGGAGAAGCTGTACTGTTATCTGGTGCAAACAACAGCATACAAGAAGAGCTGCAGCAGTTGGTCGACACCCTTGAAGACACCATGGCTGGTATGAAGGAGTTCCTTTTCTTCTTGGAGTCGTATCCTCGGATACTCCGCCAACCTTATGGCACTTATTTGATCTTGGATAATTGCATGTTTGGTCGGCAAACTGAACTGGAAAGGGTCCTGAATTTCTTGTTGCGTCCCAATGCTATGCATGACCTGGCTGTACTTCCGATCGTTGGTCCAATAAGAGTAGGGAAGAGCACTCTCATTGAGTATGTCTGTAGGGATGAGAGTGTGCGCGATCACTTCTCGACGATCCTCTTCTTTCCAGAAGGCAGTCTCAAGAATGAAGGACTGATCGACCTAAGAGGAAACAATTTTAATGGTCTAGTCAGACATCAGAATTGTGCTTCTCAAAAAAGGTTGCTAATTATTATTGAAATAGCTGAGGACATTAATGAGGGAACATGGAGAAGGATGAAATCTTCCATAACCTGCATGACACCATGTGGTGGAAGTAAAATTATAATCACCAGCCGATCAGATAGAATTGTGAATCTGGGAACAACAGAAGCACTACGACTGGACTATCTCCCGCAAGAAGCTTATTGGCATTTTTTCAAGTCACTCGTATTCGGAAGCACAAACTCAGATGAGCAGCCGAAGCTGGCCTCAATGGCCATGGAGATCGCTTTGGAACAAAGACAATGTTTCCTAAGCGCGTATATCATTGCTGGGATACTGCGAGATAACTTCGATGGTCGAATTTGGCACACAATTCTTGAATGTGTGAGAGCATATAAACAGACAAATCTCCTTATCTTTGACCAGCACCCAAACCTTCGTTTGCGGGAAGATGAACCGGTATACTATTGGAGATTGGGGAAGAGCCACAGATATTTCTTGATATGCAACCATCATCAGTCAGATTCCAATGAGAATATTCCTAAAATCAATGTGCAGGACATTCTCTTAGGAAATGGTGGTACCCTACCCCGTGGAGAATTTGAGGCTCTTTCATGGAGATCTCGCATACCGCCCTACTACAACTACACGATAAGCTGTAAGATGCAACCACCACAACTTACAGTAGAAAGGAAGAAGCGTGTGCATCAGGAGGGAGAACATTTGATTTGA